The sequence AAGGCGCCGGCATCGACGGCGCGTTGCAGCGCGGCAGTCGCGTAAGGCCGGATCGCCTCGACGAAAAGCTCGTCACCGTGGGCGAGGTTGACGATCAGCGCGCAGAACGCGGGGTCGTCCTGGGCCAGTCGGACGAACCGGCGTAGGGCCCGGACGGCCACCTCGGCCTCATCGCCCGGCTCGGGATCGGCGACGATCTCGGCAGCCAACGCCTGGACGGCCTCCCGGACCACCGCCGCGACCAGTTCGTCCTTGGAGGCGAAGTGATTCTGGAACGAGCCGAGCGCCACCCCGGCCTCCTTGGTGATGTCGAGGATGCGCAACCCGGCAACACCGTCGCGCGCGATCAACCGATGACCGGCGGCCACCAGCCGGCCTCGGGTGCGCGCTCGTCGCGGATCGGCCACCGGGTCATTGTGCCGAACTTGTTGAAACGGTCTTCAGAATTTTCTTGAAAGTAGTTTCAGAAACTTGTAATGTCACCGGCCATGAGAGCTCCGTATCGCGTCGCAATCTGGGGCGTCGGTGACGCCGGATCCATCTGTGCCCGGGAAGCCGTCCGGCTACCGGAACTGGAGGTGGTCGGCGCGCTGGTCTACTCGCCGGCCAAGGCCGGTCGCGACGTCGGCACGCTGGTGGGCATCGACCCGATCGGCGTGACAGCCACCGCCGACCGCGCCGAATTCCTCGCGGTGGACTGCGATGTGGTGATCCACACCGCGCTGGACCATCCGGGTGCGGACACCATCAGCGACCTGGTCGAGCTGCTCGAGGCAGGCAAGAACGTCATCACCTCGCACCCGTACAACAACCTGACCGTCCGCGACCCGGACGTCGGCAAACGGCTGCAGGTCGCCGCCGAAACCGGGGGTGCCACCTTCTACGCCGGCGGCGCGAACCCCGACTTCGTCACCCAGCGCCTGGCGATGACGCTGACCGGCTTCTCCAACGACATCCGCCGGATCACGATCGAGGAGTACTTCGACTGCGTGGCACAGGCCAACCCCGGGATCCTCGAGGTGATCGGCCTGAACGGCGACCCGGCGGCGACCATGGACGAGGCCAGCCCCGCGCTGTGGTACCAGAAGCAGTACTGGTTCCAGATGATCCAGCAGGTCGCCGACGCGATGGGCGTCGAGCTGTCCCGCATCGAGGCGGCCTCGTTCTCCGCCGCCGCCCCGGTTCGCCTCGAGTCGCCGATCCTCACGATCGAACCCGGCCGAGTCGGTCGGGTCGCTTACGAATCGACCGGATACGTCGGCGACGAGCCGTTCATCGTGATGCGCGTCGGCTGGTACCTGACGCCGATCATGCGGCCGGAGCACGTCACCGCGGACTGTCAGTGGATCTTCTCGATCGAGGGCCGTCCCTCGTCCCGGACCGTGATGAGCATCGAGCCGACGTTGAGCAGTCTGGACAACATGGCCGGCGAACCAGCGGCCCCCGGCTACGTGGGTTTCGCCGTGTGCCTGATCCAGGCGATCCCGAACGTCGTGGCCGCACCGGCCGGAATCAAACCCACCGACATCCCGCCGGTGCACTGGCGCCGCGATCTACGACACGGCGCCGGCTGAGCTCCGGGTTCCGGGCGGACCAATCGCGGCCCGCACGATTCGTCCCATTTGCAGGGAACTGCAAGCGTCGTGCGACCGACTTCTCCGGCAGAGGGCAACAGGCTCGGGCCTGCCCGCGGCGGCGGAGGAGCCGGTAATGGGTCGTGGAAGCCAAGTGGTCCGTGCGCAGTACACCCGCTCCGGTCGAGGGCCGACACGTGCGGTCCTGGTATGTGCCGCGGCCGGGGCGCTGGTCGTGGCGAGCGCCGCGGTGGCCGACGCCCACGTGACCGTGCACAGCAAGGACGCCAAACCCGGTGGCACCGACGCCACCCTGGTGTTCAAGGTGCCCAATGAGCAGGACGATGCCAAGACCGTCAAGGTCGAAATCGACCTGCCCACCGACACCCCGCTGACCGGGGTCGTCCCGCAGGCACCGGACGGCTGGTCGGCGACCACCACAGCCGACAGCATCGTGTTCAGCGGCGGCACCATCAGCGGCGACGACTCGGTCCAGTTCCCCGTCAAGGTCGCCGCCCTGCCCAACGTGAACAGCGTCGTGTTCAAGGCCCTGCAGACCTACAGCAACGGCCAGGTCGTCAAGTGGATCGACCAGTCGGCCGAGGGCGGCCCGGAACCCGACCACCCCGCCCCCACCCTCAACCTGCTCGACCCCGCCACCCTGTCCGCCGACGAGGTCGCGGACGAGAAGGAGGACGCGGAAAAGGCGGCGGCCAAGGGGAAAGCCGACGCGCCGGACCAAGTGCACGCGGGCACCGGCGGCCAGGCCACCGAGGCTGCGAGTGCAGGCGCCACGACACCGGTTGCCGCGATGCTCCTGGGTCTGGGCACAGCGGCTGCGGCGGCTGTCCGGCTGAGGCGGCACGGCCTGCACCGGACGCGGTGAGGAACAGTTCACCGCACGGACACACTCGCGCAACAAACCGCACCGCGTCACGACGCATTC is a genomic window of Sporichthyaceae bacterium containing:
- a CDS encoding DUF1775 domain-containing protein translates to MGRGSQVVRAQYTRSGRGPTRAVLVCAAAGALVVASAAVADAHVTVHSKDAKPGGTDATLVFKVPNEQDDAKTVKVEIDLPTDTPLTGVVPQAPDGWSATTTADSIVFSGGTISGDDSVQFPVKVAALPNVNSVVFKALQTYSNGQVVKWIDQSAEGGPEPDHPAPTLNLLDPATLSADEVADEKEDAEKAAAKGKADAPDQVHAGTGGQATEAASAGATTPVAAMLLGLGTAAAAAVRLRRHGLHRTR
- a CDS encoding TetR/AcrR family transcriptional regulator, which produces MADPRRARTRGRLVAAGHRLIARDGVAGLRILDITKEAGVALGSFQNHFASKDELVAAVVREAVQALAAEIVADPEPGDEAEVAVRALRRFVRLAQDDPAFCALIVNLAHGDELFVEAIRPYATAALQRAVDAGAFVIEDIDLTVTFIVGGALAVMRRSLDGLTEADADERLARFVVAAMQVASATAG